A window of Rhodopirellula halodulae contains these coding sequences:
- a CDS encoding DegT/DnrJ/EryC1/StrS family aminotransferase, which produces MIWKQKNRHKPSPILPRHPDLRSTENPLTVPANERFEDAPDGWPAWPPRIPELTHAISDSVARILQDGQWGTYPETTAKTLAEAARNQPGVHETGVHQQCTAKMMEAACEMVGTDRRGGTSNVAEATNARRRARLCSSGTSAIELALRALGVGSHKPSRQATDVILSAYDYPGNFRTIELLGGRPVLCDTESVSISRQSCSVTGVTPSLSSIESIQSPPGSVLLVSHLHGQLADSTALANLCSDRDWMLIEDACQAFGAGTIETDAAGKDVFHPVGERADWTTYSFGGSKPVTCGNGGALVTQSEKRFHQLRGIVDRPSDTFPMSPLQCAALLPQLPLVSRWNAIRCENALKLSQLDWESVGCMAIWDDNPAVIRAPYKFPVLARDAETRSRVLAAFKQIQLPCGEGFRSMHRTSDRRSSKPVPLDNAAILSDRLLVVDHRALLADDVADRVKACLRTIAGGSRIRSD; this is translated from the coding sequence ATGATATGGAAGCAAAAAAATCGCCACAAGCCCAGCCCTATCTTGCCTCGCCACCCCGATTTGCGTAGCACCGAGAATCCTTTGACCGTCCCCGCCAACGAACGATTCGAGGATGCTCCCGATGGCTGGCCGGCTTGGCCGCCGCGAATCCCTGAACTGACCCACGCGATCTCGGATTCCGTCGCGCGGATTCTGCAGGACGGACAGTGGGGCACCTACCCTGAAACGACCGCCAAAACGTTGGCCGAGGCGGCACGGAATCAACCGGGGGTGCATGAAACGGGCGTCCACCAGCAATGCACAGCCAAAATGATGGAGGCGGCTTGCGAGATGGTTGGGACGGATCGTCGTGGCGGAACTTCAAACGTCGCCGAAGCCACCAACGCACGCAGACGGGCTCGATTGTGCTCTTCGGGAACGTCGGCGATTGAATTGGCACTTCGTGCATTGGGAGTGGGATCCCACAAGCCTTCCCGACAGGCAACTGATGTCATCCTGTCGGCTTACGACTACCCGGGAAACTTTCGGACGATCGAATTGCTGGGCGGCCGTCCGGTGCTGTGTGACACTGAATCGGTCTCGATCAGCCGTCAAAGTTGCTCGGTCACGGGTGTGACCCCAAGCCTTTCGTCGATCGAGTCAATTCAGTCGCCCCCCGGCAGCGTGTTGCTGGTTTCGCATCTGCATGGACAACTGGCTGATTCGACGGCGTTGGCTAATTTGTGCTCTGATCGGGACTGGATGCTGATCGAAGATGCTTGCCAAGCGTTCGGTGCCGGAACCATTGAAACCGACGCCGCGGGAAAGGACGTCTTTCATCCCGTCGGTGAGCGAGCGGATTGGACGACCTACAGCTTCGGCGGTAGCAAGCCTGTGACCTGCGGCAACGGAGGAGCGTTGGTGACGCAGTCGGAGAAGCGATTCCATCAACTGCGAGGAATCGTGGATCGACCAAGCGACACCTTTCCCATGTCTCCGCTTCAATGTGCCGCGTTGTTGCCTCAGTTGCCCCTGGTTTCTCGCTGGAACGCGATTCGATGCGAAAACGCGTTGAAGCTCAGTCAATTGGATTGGGAATCGGTGGGATGCATGGCGATTTGGGATGACAATCCTGCAGTAATTCGGGCACCCTACAAATTTCCGGTGTTGGCTCGGGACGCGGAAACGCGTTCTCGGGTCTTGGCAGCATTCAAGCAGATCCAACTTCCCTGCGGCGAAGGCTTTCGGTCGATGCATCGGACGAGCGACCGGCGCAGTTCCAAACCGGTGCCGTTGGATAACGCGGCAATCCTGAGCGACCGATTGTTGGTCGTGGATCACCGAGCTTTGTTGGCTGACGATGTCGCCGACCGCGTCAAAGCTTGCTTGCGGACGATCGCAGGTGGCTCGCGGATTCGTTCGGACTGA
- the ppnP gene encoding pyrimidine/purine nucleoside phosphorylase, producing the protein MPVNEYFDGNVTSIAFENHEGRATSGVMQTGEYEFGTTENELMKIVSGKLEAKLPGEPGFRAYPAGTEFRIEANQKFQVRVLEPTAYLCFYS; encoded by the coding sequence ATGCCAGTCAATGAATACTTCGACGGAAACGTCACCTCAATCGCGTTTGAAAATCACGAGGGCCGAGCGACGTCGGGCGTGATGCAAACCGGTGAATACGAATTTGGCACCACTGAAAACGAGCTGATGAAGATCGTCTCGGGCAAGTTGGAAGCGAAACTTCCCGGCGAACCTGGGTTCCGTGCCTATCCGGCGGGCACCGAGTTCCGAATCGAAGCGAACCAAAAATTCCAGGTCCGCGTGTTGGAACCGACCGCGTATCTGTGCTTTTACAGCTGA